Proteins encoded in a region of the Rutidosis leptorrhynchoides isolate AG116_Rl617_1_P2 chromosome 9, CSIRO_AGI_Rlap_v1, whole genome shotgun sequence genome:
- the LOC139867541 gene encoding uncharacterized protein isoform X1, whose product MTAFVYRFFFIYIEKTFNFYFVLYQISSPLRGMSTTVMSDPIMMSATESQSVAANQSVPVTEVEFVKCDCCGLTEECTPAYTERIRERYNGKWICGLCGEAVKDEIVRSDRLISTEEAMTRHMAFCEAYRSSGPPSNPAVHLIAAMRQILRRSVDSPRSLRSMPSSPTMKNRDIGGLGLARSESCMPTLTLAVESKSLDNELDESVEK is encoded by the exons ATGACTGCATTTGTATatcgatttttttttatatatatagagaaaacTTTTAACTTTTATTTTGTGCTATATCAAATTTCCTCACCTCTTCGTG GAATGTCTACTACGGTGATGAGTGATCCGATCATGATGTCAGCAACGGAATCGCAATCGGTAGCTGCGAATCAAAGTGTTCCGGTGACGGAAGTTGAGTTTGTGAAATGCGATTGTTGTGGATTAACAGAGGAGTGTACGCCGGCGTATACGGAGCGTATTCGAGAGCGATATAATGGAAAATGGATCTGTGGATTATGTGGTGAAGCAGTGAAGGATGAAATTGTTAGGAGTGATAGATTAATTAGTACAGAAGAAGCTATGACACGTCATATGGCGTTTTGTGAAGCTTATAGATCATCAGGTCCACCATCGAATCCTGCGGTTCATTTGATCGCTGCTATGCGACAGATTCTGAGAAGAAGTGTTGATTCACCGAGATCGCTTAGGTCGATGCCGAGTAGTCCTACCATGAAAAATCGCGATATCGGTGGACTTGGACTTGCGCGATCGGAGAGCTGTATGCCGACTTTAACCCTAGCAGTTGAATCGAAGAGTTTGGATAATGAATTGGATGAATCTGTTGAGAAATAG
- the LOC139867541 gene encoding uncharacterized protein isoform X2 — MSTTVMSDPIMMSATESQSVAANQSVPVTEVEFVKCDCCGLTEECTPAYTERIRERYNGKWICGLCGEAVKDEIVRSDRLISTEEAMTRHMAFCEAYRSSGPPSNPAVHLIAAMRQILRRSVDSPRSLRSMPSSPTMKNRDIGGLGLARSESCMPTLTLAVESKSLDNELDESVEK; from the coding sequence ATGTCTACTACGGTGATGAGTGATCCGATCATGATGTCAGCAACGGAATCGCAATCGGTAGCTGCGAATCAAAGTGTTCCGGTGACGGAAGTTGAGTTTGTGAAATGCGATTGTTGTGGATTAACAGAGGAGTGTACGCCGGCGTATACGGAGCGTATTCGAGAGCGATATAATGGAAAATGGATCTGTGGATTATGTGGTGAAGCAGTGAAGGATGAAATTGTTAGGAGTGATAGATTAATTAGTACAGAAGAAGCTATGACACGTCATATGGCGTTTTGTGAAGCTTATAGATCATCAGGTCCACCATCGAATCCTGCGGTTCATTTGATCGCTGCTATGCGACAGATTCTGAGAAGAAGTGTTGATTCACCGAGATCGCTTAGGTCGATGCCGAGTAGTCCTACCATGAAAAATCGCGATATCGGTGGACTTGGACTTGCGCGATCGGAGAGCTGTATGCCGACTTTAACCCTAGCAGTTGAATCGAAGAGTTTGGATAATGAATTGGATGAATCTGTTGAGAAATAG